Part of the Fundulus heteroclitus isolate FHET01 chromosome 20, MU-UCD_Fhet_4.1, whole genome shotgun sequence genome, gagaaggtctGATAAGCTCAACTTTCCTGGTTGGACCTCAGAACATCTGACAGAAACGGGTGGTTTAACCTTAAAGTTCTTGTTTATGTGGGAGACCTTTTAAATATGACGAAGAAAAAccatctagagcaggggtgtcaaactcattttggttgaggggccgcattcagcttaatctgatctcaagagggccacacgagttaactcattgcaagattaaatagaactaataaaaggggacttgttgatttttatattaaattaatttaacttttacacaatatattatgaataacctcagcgtttttaagaaaagtatgtacaatttcaacaatacttttactcagttaaacatttacttgtgcattatgcataagaactgatcacagtgattgtacaatgttgaaaaacatttattcacattttttggaacttaaaacaCCATCCTGcgtgacaaaatacatcaaacagataaaaattaagaaatgatttgaatttttccacacctgaagcttaatctgctaattaagacacagcgcccctcgtggacaatataggaactgcatattttcaattaaacgaagtacatgtttttttcaataattgttttatcattctcttccttttatcttgtccacttgtgaaagtcaaatttgatgagctctttgtggcatcttattgccacattgccagacaggacactgggaaaaataaaaatatatatatattttttttattattataatgataatgtatttagccacagggccggactaaattgtttggcgggccgtatgtttgacacccctgatctagaccCTCAGAAACCACAAACAGGAAGCCAGAACCAGAGTACTAAATTTGTTATCAGACGAGTGGTAAAGGGAATTAAAATAATCTAGTTCTCCAGCCTTAGATAAACCAGTTGCTAATCTCACCAATCCCATCATGGTTCAGGTTTTCCTACCTGAGGTTTAACGTTGATCTTCTCAGCAGCGTTTTTCTCCAGCCAGCTCATGTCGATCTCGCAGTCAAAGTGTCCGATGTTGCAAACGATGGCGTCGTCCTTCATGCACTCAAAGTGGCTGAAAGTAAAGACAGAAAAATCAGGAGCTGTCCTGAAACCAGAAATGTGTCCGACAGCCGAGGAGCTCCGACTTACTGCCCCAGAATGATGTCTTCACAGCCAGTGGTGGTGACGAAGATGTTTCCCTCCTTGCAGGCTTCATCCATGGTGGTCACTTCATATCCTGCAGGCCAGACAACAGTCTCCATTAGGGCtcgtatcatctaggatgaacCGATTTGATATGATTCTCGATAAAGatcagcttgatttgactccaatattgatcatttattactttcaaattaatgctcaaagtcaatcaacaaaatcagccaaatattatatgttcaatttattgaacactaaTATActgacaagaaaataaaatgcatttggttcaatgcatttaacgtatcacagaaaccaaaaatcactgagctatattatacactggagtgctaatcaccgtctgtttgaacgagttgctttgaagccaccagccgccatattggtactccccatttcccccagtaactagggaatatgtgcgctacagcatcgaataacgaggattttctcatgttcagggggggcttaagacttttaaaatgtcaaatgccatatacttttatgttatgttctaaaaatatcaagtactgagaaagtcatgtgctgaaatattttgcattcttttcatttaaatacacaaatacgtatacatatatacacacacacatacatatatttaatatgaataacatgtaaaatatttcagcacctaatttcctagtagttgatagtgttagtacatccactgactgtagaattacctgtgaaacgttttcactcagccagaaaactgcttgttgttgcaaccaaatcctatgagattctgtgagagtagggagtagcaagatggcggccagtgacttcagtttaggcaaaaatcagcactccagtgtataatatagctcagtgccaaaaatgtgcccaaacgtctgattttagattcgtctcacttgctcttcctcACTGAACAGTAATGATGCCGTTATAACTCCCTCTAgcggttgggaggtatatcgacattgaaagccagaatacagatattaaaaattgtttttaaaatctatcAACAACCTTTGTATAGGTTTTAATACACAGCCCTAGTCTCCATTTCTAATCTAGTTAGAATAAGTTCATGTTACAGTTTAGTTTGGAGGCTGTTCTGGAGCTTTGATCCTGTGGAGAAAACTAGTAAAGAGGATTTATTTCATGGCCCGGCTTAAAGCTACATGTGATTGAAGTGCAGTTTGCCTCCAGTCCTCCTACCCTCCATTGCAGCCTGCAGGGCGTTGATTGGGTCGATCTCTGTGACGATGACGCGAGCGCCGAAGGCCCGCAGAGCCTGAACGCAGCCTTTACCCACGTCACCGTAGCCCGCCACCACCGCCACCTTCCCAGCGATCATCACGTCGGTGGCGCGCTTGATGCCGTCGATCAGACTCTCCCTACAGCCGTACAGGTTGTCAAACTtactctggggggggggggggggcagacagACATGATGAGGTTGATTCCTGGGAATCCAGTGAGACCTGCAGTCCATCGGCTTCAGGTTACCTTGGTGACGGAGTCGTTGACGTTAATGGCGGGAATCTTCAGTTCGCCCTTTTTCAGCATCTTGTACAGGTTGTGAACGCCTGTAGTCGTCTCCTCCGACACGCCGCGGATCCCTGAGAGGAAACGTTTGCATGAACTGAAACTTTGTGTCTGCAGAAGCTGAACACGATTAACAGCGATCATCATTTAGAGCAGATAAAGAAAATGTCTGCAGCAGGTAAAGCAACACGCAGAAAGCCAGTGTGGGTGCTGATAATGACTCTGAGTCCTCTGGACGTCAGCGAGTCTCAGTGCAGACCAGCACCAGTCTCTCTCTGCCACCTTCTgacacagcagcagcaccagcagctgaGCTGCAACGCCTCAGGGGCATCAGACCAACCCGACCAGATCCAACAACACGGCTGAGGCAACCCGACCCACACGGTTCTAAGCAAAAATGTGTCGTTaccaaaaacattaaatacgTTCAGATTAGTCCAAAGATTCAAAGCTGCTGAATCCAGTGATTTAGAACAGAATAACGCTGCTTTCACGATTCTGACCTAGGGATGAAAGTTATTGATTAATGTATTAATTGATCTTAATCAACTAACGAGTAATTGACAAGCCAATTTTTTAATTAAGGGCCAACTTCTTTGAAATACGCtaaatttttaaaagagacacaTCATTCCAAGTTTGAGCCGCCTGTATAAAAATTGTGGTTTTCTCACGTTATTTAAGACAGCGGCCACTTTACGACGCTAAAAGGTCCATCTAAGCAGAAGTTATCAGTTAATGATACAAACTTTGATGAGAGTTTAAAAGTCTAACTCACcaccaatatcaactttttttttacagataatcTGCATAAATTGTGCATGAGGGTGCTATGgtgcatgtttttatatttcaatgtgaactgatctatctctatatctacATCTCTATATCtacatctatatctatatctataaaATTGCTCCCCATTCTTCACTGTGAAATCCATTCCTAGTTTGTTTAGTTTCTATTAGATGATAAAGGAGACGAACCTGCAGAGCAAAGGACTTCTGTCACAGTGACCTCTGAGTGAGATCAGTTATACTCTCATACATGcagtaaatataatttattcagATGATTCGtggttttggttctgaactCAAACTTATTTCTTCTCATAGTTCTAAGGAGCAACTTGAGATCATTTCCATCCTTTAAGTTTCTGGGctggtttcttttgttttaatgtttttattcatgtgtCACTGAGGTCGGTTATGGATTCATGCTTTGTACAGAGTGAGTTAAAATAGCTGACTTTAGTGAACAATTGCTGTTTTAAGTGTGCTGTAGAAATAAACATTAACTGGACTGAACCTCGGCCTGGAGCTCAGAGGCTGAGAATCCCTGAATGAACCAGAGAACGCTGCAGTTTGCACCGACTGCTCCCTGAAGCCTCCTGAGGCCGATGAACGACCAGCTACTACGTTATAAACGTGTGTCTGCATGCAGGAGAACCCACCAGCCAGCAGTTTGGGGTACTTCTGGTGGACCAGGTTGGTGAGGTCTCCTCCATCGTCCAGGATCATGTTGAGGGGCTGACCGTCTTTGAAGTAGATGGTCTGCTCGATGCACCACACGTACTCCTCGTCCGTCTCACCCTTCCAGGCGTACACTAGAGAAACAACCGGGATTTAACGTCCCTGCTGGAGTGACAGTTACAGCCTGCAGCCACAGGGGGGCGCTGCGTACCTGGGACGCCAGACTTGGCGATGGCAGCAGCAGCGTGATCCTGAGTGGAGAAGATGTTACAGCTGGACCACTGGACCTGTGAGGGACGTCAGCAAAGGTTCACCAGAGTTCAGACCTCAGAACGGCACCAAGGCTGCAGATTCATTTTCTACCAAACAGTTTTTATACTTTAACTAGAAAATGGACTTTtgtttgtcgggactttgatgcaatcaactggtttccttatataggacattttttgaccaatctgtataatctgacccaatctgtataatatgattgaacttgattttgtaaagttccttgagatgacatgtttcatgatttggcgctatataaataaaattgaattgttcAGGGACACATTTTAATTCTGACATTTTCCCCCCACAAATACAGTTaagctcaaaattattcatactccTGGCATCTGGTTTTagattgtgttaattttttccccacagGAAATAGGAGAGACATCTACGTAAGAAAACTATATTTAGAATAGATAAAATCTTGTTGCAATCAAAGCCTTTTACTATTTCCTCTggtattttgatttttttttcctttttaaatcatGAACTCCATTGAGGCTGAGAGGCCTTTCATCGTCACCCTAATCTAAAACAAGATTACTTCCAGTTAGAAGACAAGTTTGCTTCATTTAAAAGTCTTTAAACCTCAATCTGCCAGGAGTATAAATGATTCCAAGCCTTAATAGTAAAGAGCAGCAGACTAAATAAGCAGTGAAGAGCAGAGATCTGTGGGTGCTGATTATGACTCCGAGTCCTCTGGACGTCAGCGAGTCTCAGTGCAGACCAGCACCAGTCTCTCTCTGCCACCTTCTgacacagcagcagcaccagcagctgaGCTGCAACGCCTCAGGGGCATCAGACCAACCCGACCAGATCCAACAACACGGCTGAGTCAACATGGCTGCCTAACACAATAAGAGCAACTCTGGCAGCATTATGGAGTCCTTTTCTATAGCTGATTAGGTTTATTTTACTTTAGGAGACGTTTTgttgagctggaacagagcaAAGGTCACCAGAATACAAAGTATGTTTAGTCTCTGTGCTTAAAGAGATTAGTAGCGTTTGGTTCCCATTAACAAAATCAAGTTAAACTAATAcgataaaaataaagattatttttacTGCACAacataaacagtaaaacattaaagGCTGCAGATGTGCAGACATTTAACCCTTTGGCTAAACGTGAACGCGGTTCAGACTGGAACCCATTTTCTCTCCATTAGTCGGTTTCCGTCGTGATTCAGGCAGAAACTTGtttaaagcagaaaagcagACGGACGGAGAGGAAAGGAGAACCAGCTGAGGCCGCGGCTCTCTGCCGGTTCTCAGGTGCAGGTTTCTGCAGGATGAGACCAGTTTGGGTCggaaaaaccaaaaacatgaTAAGAACATACCGGCCTTGAGAAACGGCCTGAAAAAAACTCTCAGCTTGTGTCAACATATAGATCGATACATGCGTCCCCCTGCAAGTGGCTCAGAGCAAAGAGTAACAGCCCAACGTCTCATATGGGCGACATAAAAGCCCCCCCTGGTCCCAaacatagggctgggcgatatggattaaaaaataaatctcagatatTTATCaaaccaaatccgattaattgatttttttcctcctttttgtttcataaaaagatattaaagaaattattttaaaaccttgctttcatgtcaagtatttcgtcagggaattgacctgaattcaaagtgcaactaaaaacaagctgtgaaacatgcttgtaaaacaagatggcagccgtgctataataaacaatgaaaatataacaaaacatttgctgctagtggtattacacattgagctaagaacaggcttcactgcacttgtgaacttcaaactaagtaaaaaaaaaaaaaaagtaaatgaagtacctcgtattatggtaaaaaaaagtttccacttaacaatattttgacaataattttgcctaaacatatattcagcatcacatgctgttctcttcatggaaacccaatgagtgtattggcaaaataaaatccagattttccaaaaatgaaatcttaaagaattgtaaattcgaattaatcgattaaatcgatttatcgcccagtcCTACCCAAACATCAACATAAATACAACAGACAGAATCTGATGACATTAACCCCTAACATCAGACATTTAGCGGCTCATTTATGTCCGTACTGCGGCGTAAACCGAGCCGTGAGCAGCAGCAGGCAGCGGTCACCTCGGCTCCCAGGGCGGTGAGGGTCTCGATGAGCACGGCGGTCTGCAGGGTCATGTGGAGGCAGCCTGCGATGCGAGCGCCCTTCAGCGGCTTGGACTGGCCGTACAGCTCCCTCATCTTCATCAGCCCCGGCATCTCGTTCTCGGCGATGTCGATGGCCTTGCGTCCCCATTCTGCCAGGCTGATGTCGGCTGCAGCGCCAAGACCGAGACGAGGAAACGTTAGTGAGTAAAGCACCAAGAAACATTCCCGTAACAGAAATATTTAACGCTAAAACGTAGCGCTTAGTGAAATTGGATCCTAGTTTATTCTTCTTTCATTTTACCTTTCCAGATGCTGAACCtgattgtttattttgcttatttGGCACAAATAGGACAAGTCACGGGTTGACTGAACCTTTAAGGATTACCATTTCTGTCAAAGTGCAAAATTATTTCCCTCTTTAGACAATCAAAGCCCTCTCAGGTTAGAGTATCaactttttccagcactttCACTTCTCATATAATCATTTTTttagttcagctttttttttatttattatcctttttttgGATCCTCACTGGCTGCACTACTCTTCCTGGAGTCCATTCCTTCAACATATACAGAAATACAGCTAATAgctaaactttaaaacaaataaaaaggccATAAACAAAAATATGGGTTACTGGAGGAATATTTTTCTACTTCCTGTAAGAAAAAGGAATTGAAGTATGAATTCTGTACTATACAGAGATGCAATTGATAaacataattacattttaatatgcacACTTATGCATAGACATAcaagaaatggtttatataaAACATACACAACACCCCAGCCTGGAACAGAAGTCAATGCTTTATCCTGAACCAGCTGAACCCCACAAACATTACAACATGTGATTATCGATGCAGGTCCAACACAATACTGCTGAACCAGCTGGTGGCTGCAGAGCAGAAATGGAACAGAAAGAATCAGAAATCTCAGCTGAAACCACATAAATAAGCAAAAGTGCTGAAAACGTTGCAAATCATTACTTCAGTGCATGAATTAAGTTTAAAAGTTACCACAAAAAGTCACAGTTAAACTTTAAACCCTCGATTTCTACAGTCCTTGGACGGTTTAGGGACTTTGCACTCACATGTCTACCAAGCAGCGCATATTCCACCTGCTTCCAATCACATCACAAATCCAGTAGCAAATTATTACCCATCtaactttaaatttttaaacagctcCAGGATTCTTTGCTTCGCTGTTTTGtcgttttattatttttcttaactTGTACAGACAGATTTTATTAGCTTTGCTGACTTTAATGTAATCCACCTTTTTAGACAAGGTTACGCCTACAATAAATAAAGCCTTCacaccaacaaaaaaataaaatatatatatatatataaaaacagaactaaaactaCAAATGTTCAGCGCTTATGGAGACCACGTGTTGTTACGGACACGGTCGTTGCAGCGGCGTAATCTCTGCCTGTTCTTGTCActcaggagcagcagcagactgGCGGGGAAGCGCAAGTCATCACGGGAAATTGAGTTTACAAACACCCCCGCGAACAGACGCGCTTCCAGCCTCGGGCGGCCAGGACGAACTACATTACCCAGAAGGCCGAGCTGTTGGACGCGAAGCCCATGCTCGGCGCGAGAGCAGCAGTTACATGTCGATTCATTCTCAGGGCTGAACGGCAAAGCCACGAAAACCCGAATATTCCACGAGTTTCACCGCGGAGTTACCGAATTATGACGTCAAATGACGAGTGACGTTGCAATAACGATACAGAATAATGTGCAAGGCGTGCAAACAACTTAGCACCATCAGAACCTGGGCCTAGAAAAGGCTACGATGAACGAATGCTAAATAACTTTAATGCTTATAAACTGTTCGCACTTAACAACCGGGCATAAAGCTTAAATAACCTGCCGTTAAAGCTCTTCCGTAGCCGTTAGAACCTTCCACCTTAACGCCAGCCCTCGCTAGCGGGGCTATTCGGACAAACGCCGATTTACAAGCCAAACAAAAATGAGCATGGCCGCCTACCGACTTTGTAGGGCAGTTTCTCAGACATGGTTGTTTCGTGTTGTTTTTGTTCCGAGGCGTCTGGAGCTGCAGCCTGGCGGGCGGACAGAGGCAGAGAGGGAGGGACGCTAACATGACGGCTCGGTTTTTATCGGCGACGCTTCCTTCGGGGCTGCTCGCGCTGGCTGGGCGGTTCCATTGCGAGTCTGATCTGGCTTCCTATTGGCTGTAGAAGTTCCCACCTCGCAGACcggctagccaatcacagcgtGGATTGTGATGTGGGGCGTTCACTGACTCTGTGGAATGTAGTTGGAGCGAGTTTCGTCCGGACCCTGTCGGTGTTTTCGGTACCGCCTGTCTCAAAGGTTACAAAAGCAGCGCATGTGTCGCATTTCAGTTCTGCAGACGCACATTA contains:
- the ahcy gene encoding adenosylhomocysteinase — encoded protein: MSEKLPYKVADISLAEWGRKAIDIAENEMPGLMKMRELYGQSKPLKGARIAGCLHMTLQTAVLIETLTALGAEVQWSSCNIFSTQDHAAAAIAKSGVPVYAWKGETDEEYVWCIEQTIYFKDGQPLNMILDDGGDLTNLVHQKYPKLLAGIRGVSEETTTGVHNLYKMLKKGELKIPAINVNDSVTKSKFDNLYGCRESLIDGIKRATDVMIAGKVAVVAGYGDVGKGCVQALRAFGARVIVTEIDPINALQAAMEGYEVTTMDEACKEGNIFVTTTGCEDIILGHHFECMKDDAIVCNIGHFDCEIDMSWLEKNAAEKINVKPQVDRYRMKNGRHVIILAEGRLVNLGCAMGHPSFVMSNSFTNQVLAQIELWKNTAKYPLGVYFLPKKLDEQVAAAHLDKLGVKLTKLTDKQAKYLGLPAEGPFKPDHYRY